The following proteins are co-located in the Sphingobacteriaceae bacterium genome:
- the recF gene encoding DNA replication/repair protein RecF yields MFLKQLSLINFKNYASFDAEFSQKINCFVGNNGMGKTNLLDAIYYLSFCKSYFNAIDSQNIKHNEGLCVIQGVFNKFNEETEVYCGLRRNQKKVFRKNKKEYDRLSEHIGQFPLVMISPGDAELINGTSEERRKFLDSVIAQYDKVYLDKLVAYQQVIRQRNALLKQFAESRTFDSETIDIWDEQLVLHGKIICEIRQEFLKQFIPIFNKYYAFISSSVEAVGLAYQSSIGSKDYKAALMANLAKDRALTYTSIGPHKDDLEFILSGNSLKKFASQGQQKSYVLALKLAQYEFIKDKKNTTPLLLLDDVYDKLDKNRFTKLIELVSNENFGQVFITDSHADRMQQLFDSMPIEHKVFLVETGNAVPL; encoded by the coding sequence ATGTTTTTAAAGCAATTATCCCTTATAAACTTCAAAAATTACGCTTCATTTGACGCTGAATTTTCGCAAAAAATTAACTGTTTTGTGGGTAATAACGGCATGGGCAAAACCAATTTACTGGATGCCATCTACTATCTCTCTTTTTGTAAAAGTTACTTCAATGCTATTGACAGTCAAAACATAAAACACAACGAGGGACTTTGCGTAATTCAAGGCGTGTTTAATAAATTTAATGAAGAAACAGAGGTTTATTGCGGATTAAGGCGAAATCAAAAAAAAGTTTTTCGAAAAAATAAAAAGGAATATGATCGATTAAGTGAACACATTGGTCAATTTCCCTTAGTTATGATTTCACCGGGTGATGCCGAATTAATTAACGGCACCAGTGAGGAAAGAAGAAAATTTTTAGATAGTGTTATTGCGCAATACGATAAAGTGTATTTAGATAAATTGGTTGCTTACCAACAAGTTATTCGACAACGCAACGCTCTATTAAAACAATTTGCCGAAAGCAGAACATTTGATTCTGAAACCATTGATATTTGGGATGAACAATTGGTGTTACACGGAAAAATAATTTGCGAAATACGACAAGAATTTCTCAAACAATTTATTCCCATTTTTAATAAATACTACGCTTTCATCAGCAGCAGTGTTGAAGCAGTGGGCCTGGCCTATCAGAGTAGTATTGGAAGCAAAGATTATAAGGCAGCTTTAATGGCTAATTTGGCCAAAGATCGTGCATTAACTTATACCAGTATTGGTCCGCATAAAGACGATTTGGAATTTATTTTATCCGGCAACAGTTTGAAAAAATTCGCTTCTCAGGGCCAGCAAAAATCATATGTGTTGGCGCTGAAGCTGGCTCAATACGAGTTTATAAAAGATAAAAAAAATACCACGCCCTTGCTTTTGCTGGATGATGTATATGATAAACTGGATAAAAACAGATTTACTAAGTTAATTGAATTGGTGAGCAATGAAAATTTTGGGCAGGTATTTATAACGGATTCCCATGCCGACCGAATGCAGCAGCTATTTGATAGTATGCCTATTGAACATAAAGTATTTTTGGTAGAAACCGGAAATGCTGTTCCGCTTTAA
- a CDS encoding sensor histidine kinase, with the protein MLQKILDIGLFPEISFYQKREVRILNIISLITIFGMVLGGTTILFIKQKYPISLQLFIIFYNVFILYSNYKRRFNLSATTFVIGLSCVLLYVGEYYPEATASYLFYFPALFCIGLLHNPEKHQFRTHGLFLILIIGFVANRLFDIQLYPEVNFNAEEIELLFNYNILFCILLTLSLIIIMIGMLNKQYNEVINLLDKTKSDKIIIENSLHEKEILISEIQHRVKNNLAVLIGLFNMQKNLSKNEETIEALSDAKSRVMSIAMVHQSLYKKKDLSKINLKQYLVGLANEILDGQQLDFKVDLTESIENIEGDITKAVPLGLITNECITNCLKHAFNQNTINPTVYISLSIQFGSALLKISDNGNGFDVKQTKNDSLGLTLIEALSEQLDGQFHYESKEGNTEFRVKFPL; encoded by the coding sequence ATGTTACAAAAAATTCTGGACATCGGTCTATTTCCGGAAATCAGTTTCTATCAAAAACGGGAAGTCCGTATACTTAACATCATTTCATTAATAACAATTTTTGGAATGGTGTTGGGTGGAACAACAATTCTTTTTATAAAACAAAAATATCCCATTTCTCTTCAGTTATTTATTATCTTTTATAATGTATTTATTTTGTATTCAAATTACAAAAGAAGATTTAACCTATCGGCCACAACATTTGTAATTGGATTAAGTTGTGTTTTACTGTATGTTGGAGAATATTATCCTGAAGCTACGGCGAGTTATTTATTTTATTTTCCCGCCTTGTTTTGTATTGGTTTATTACACAATCCTGAAAAACATCAATTTCGAACTCATGGATTGTTTTTAATATTAATTATCGGATTTGTTGCAAACCGTTTGTTTGACATTCAATTATATCCCGAAGTTAATTTTAATGCGGAAGAAATAGAATTACTTTTTAACTATAATATTCTATTCTGCATATTGCTTACACTTTCCTTAATTATTATCATGATTGGGATGCTTAATAAACAATACAATGAAGTAATTAATTTACTGGATAAAACAAAAAGTGACAAAATAATTATAGAAAATTCGTTACACGAAAAGGAAATTTTAATTTCGGAAATTCAGCACAGGGTTAAAAATAATTTGGCCGTATTGATTGGACTTTTTAATATGCAAAAAAATTTAAGCAAAAATGAAGAAACGATTGAAGCCCTTTCAGATGCAAAGAGTCGAGTGATGAGTATTGCCATGGTACATCAAAGTTTATACAAAAAGAAAGACTTATCTAAAATTAATTTAAAGCAGTATTTAGTAGGTTTAGCGAATGAAATATTGGATGGACAACAACTGGATTTTAAAGTTGATCTTACGGAGAGTATAGAAAATATTGAAGGGGATATTACAAAGGCTGTACCTTTAGGTTTAATCACCAATGAATGTATTACCAACTGCCTAAAACATGCATTCAATCAAAATACAATTAACCCTACCGTTTATATATCATTAAGTATTCAGTTTGGTTCAGCCTTACTGAAAATATCAGATAATGGCAACGGCTTTGATGTAAAACAAACAAAAAATGATAGTTTAGGACTCACCTTGATTGAGGCGCTTAGTGAACAATTGGACGGACAATTTCATTATGAAAGTAAGGAAGGAAATACAGAATTCCGCGTTAAATTTCCATTATAA
- a CDS encoding 6,7-dimethyl-8-ribityllumazine synthase, whose amino-acid sequence MSSVNHHLSKVQGSEVPDASLYKFGIVWSEWNSEITNALLQGAKNTLLDNGARAENIIIKAVPGSFELTLGAQWMLEETDVDAVICLGCVIQGETKHFDFICNAVAKGITDLNIEYSVPVIFGVLTPNDMQQALDRAGGKHGNKGDEAAITAIKMIALYDSFDEEL is encoded by the coding sequence ATGAGTTCAGTAAATCATCATTTATCAAAAGTGCAGGGAAGCGAAGTTCCGGATGCATCCTTATATAAATTTGGAATAGTTTGGTCGGAATGGAATTCGGAAATAACTAATGCGCTTTTACAGGGAGCTAAAAATACTTTGTTGGATAACGGAGCCCGGGCCGAAAATATTATTATTAAAGCTGTACCCGGCAGTTTTGAACTTACTTTAGGCGCACAATGGATGTTGGAAGAAACAGATGTAGATGCTGTGATTTGTTTAGGTTGTGTGATACAGGGAGAAACCAAACATTTTGATTTTATTTGCAATGCCGTAGCCAAAGGAATTACGGATTTAAATATTGAGTACAGTGTGCCGGTTATTTTTGGCGTACTTACACCTAATGATATGCAGCAGGCCTTGGATAGAGCAGGAGGAAAGCATGGAAATAAAGGAGATGAAGCTGCCATTACAGCCATAAAAATGATTGCGCTATATGATTCATTTGACGAAGAATTGTAA
- the ftsZ gene encoding cell division protein FtsZ, which yields MQFELPQEENSIIKVIGVGGGGSNAVNHMYRLGIKGVDFVICNTDKQAMDQSPVPNKIQLGSDLTKGLGAGAQPEVGRNAALESIDEIKSYLDSNTQMVFITAGLGGGTGTGAAPVIASIAREMGILTVGIVTIPFAFEGKKRRMQAEAGLEEMKKYVDTLLVIGNDKLRDIYGKLKMSEAFAHADDVLTGAAKSIAEIISLHMHINVDFNDVKTVMTDSGVAIMGSAIASGEKRALKAVEQALNSPLLNDNDISGARHVLLNIMSGSDDIDMDEFGEITDFIQEAAGGTAELITGYGTDPSLGDNVSVTIIATGFNTKQATGFESHIVSDRKIVNLDDQPQIKNEPVQTNIVDEIKNEEPFIFVKEEVKETKTVDVLPTVNPTDETSHHDITNEVNESPQAKITEFTFNEVSDENVTDITSSVSENTEEKEVVNREEQIKLAQERIRKLKEITLKMKSPEGLASLEKQTAFERKNIALENKTPSTESNVSRYTLGEGDDKKIEIRPNNSFLHDNVD from the coding sequence ATGCAATTTGAATTACCTCAAGAAGAAAACTCAATCATAAAAGTGATTGGTGTTGGTGGAGGAGGAAGCAATGCCGTTAATCACATGTATCGCCTTGGGATAAAAGGTGTAGACTTTGTGATATGCAATACAGATAAACAAGCCATGGATCAAAGCCCTGTTCCTAATAAAATACAATTGGGTTCAGACTTAACTAAAGGTCTTGGTGCCGGAGCTCAACCTGAAGTGGGTAGAAACGCCGCTTTAGAATCTATAGATGAAATAAAAAGTTACTTAGATTCCAATACGCAAATGGTATTTATCACTGCCGGTTTAGGTGGTGGTACCGGAACTGGCGCTGCTCCGGTAATAGCCAGTATTGCCCGCGAAATGGGAATACTAACGGTTGGTATTGTTACGATACCTTTTGCCTTTGAAGGAAAAAAGAGAAGGATGCAGGCAGAAGCCGGTTTGGAAGAAATGAAAAAGTATGTAGATACTTTACTAGTAATTGGTAATGATAAGTTAAGAGATATCTACGGTAAATTAAAAATGAGCGAAGCTTTTGCGCATGCCGATGATGTATTAACCGGTGCAGCAAAAAGTATTGCAGAAATTATAAGCTTACACATGCATATTAATGTCGACTTTAATGATGTTAAAACTGTAATGACAGATAGCGGAGTTGCCATTATGGGTTCTGCCATTGCCAGTGGAGAAAAAAGAGCATTAAAAGCGGTTGAACAAGCTTTGAATTCTCCTTTATTAAATGATAATGATATTTCAGGCGCTCGTCATGTATTATTAAATATTATGAGCGGAAGTGATGATATTGATATGGATGAGTTTGGTGAAATAACTGATTTTATTCAAGAGGCTGCAGGCGGAACTGCCGAATTAATTACCGGTTATGGTACCGATCCTTCGTTGGGAGATAATGTAAGCGTAACTATAATTGCAACCGGATTTAATACGAAACAGGCTACCGGATTTGAATCACACATTGTATCAGATAGAAAGATTGTGAACTTAGATGACCAACCGCAAATAAAGAACGAGCCGGTGCAAACTAATATTGTGGATGAAATTAAAAATGAAGAGCCATTTATTTTTGTGAAAGAGGAAGTGAAGGAAACAAAAACGGTTGATGTTTTACCCACCGTAAATCCAACAGATGAAACAAGCCATCACGATATTACCAATGAAGTAAATGAATCGCCTCAGGCAAAAATTACGGAGTTTACTTTTAATGAAGTTTCCGACGAAAACGTAACGGATATTACTTCATCAGTTTCTGAAAATACGGAAGAAAAGGAAGTGGTTAACCGTGAAGAACAAATTAAATTGGCTCAAGAAAGAATCCGTAAATTAAAAGAAATCACGCTTAAAATGAAAAGCCCTGAAGGATTAGCTTCTTTAGAAAAACAAACAGCTTTTGAACGGAAAAATATAGCGCTAGAAAATAAAACGCCGAGCACCGAGAGCAATGTGTCAAGATATACTTTAGGAGAAGGAGACGATAAAAAAATTGAAATACGTCCGAATAACTCCTTCTTACACGATAATGTTGATTAA
- a CDS encoding tetratricopeptide repeat protein, translated as MSDLKEETNVENNDEIVEVNEEVSEKVAKPIDPSLEGIQLFYEKNKKMVTYVGGGLALLIALFVYYKFMYLPEKEKEAANEAFWAQAFFERDSFNLSLKGGPMVMAAEGQKQMMGFEQIADEYSMTKVGNLSNYYAGVCLLRTGKYEQAIERFNQFSANDALLAPIALGATGDAYMQLNNAEQAVKYYLKAADKSNNSFTTPLYLKKAGFAYELKANYAEALGIYERIKREYGKSAEGKEIERDIAKVKTLGNL; from the coding sequence ATGTCTGATTTAAAAGAAGAAACAAATGTTGAGAACAACGATGAAATCGTTGAAGTAAATGAAGAGGTTTCAGAAAAAGTAGCAAAGCCGATTGATCCCAGTTTAGAGGGCATTCAATTGTTTTATGAAAAAAATAAAAAAATGGTCACTTATGTGGGTGGCGGTTTAGCTTTACTTATTGCTCTTTTTGTATATTATAAATTTATGTATCTGCCTGAAAAAGAAAAAGAGGCAGCCAATGAAGCATTTTGGGCTCAAGCTTTTTTTGAAAGAGATAGCTTTAATTTAAGCTTAAAGGGCGGACCTATGGTGATGGCAGCAGAAGGACAAAAACAAATGATGGGCTTTGAACAAATTGCTGATGAATATAGCATGACTAAAGTTGGAAATTTAAGTAATTATTATGCCGGTGTTTGTCTTTTAAGAACAGGGAAATATGAGCAAGCCATTGAACGTTTTAATCAATTCAGCGCGAATGATGCATTACTGGCACCCATTGCACTTGGAGCAACCGGCGATGCGTATATGCAATTAAATAATGCCGAACAAGCCGTAAAATATTATTTGAAGGCGGCTGATAAAAGCAACAATAGTTTTACAACTCCTTTATACTTAAAAAAAGCAGGATTCGCTTATGAATTAAAAGCAAATTATGCAGAAGCTTTAGGTATTTACGAAAGAATAAAACGCGAATATGGAAAAAGTGCGGAAGGAAAAGAGATTGAACGCGATATTGCTAAGGTAAAAACATTAGGTAATCTTTAA
- a CDS encoding leucine--tRNA ligase, giving the protein MEYHFRTIEKKWQERWAAAKTFKAEDNSAKPKYYVLDMFPYPSGAGLHVGHPLGYIASDIIARYKRHKGFNVLHPMGYDSFGLPAEQYAIQTGQHPAITTEENINRYREQLDKIGFSFDWDREVRTSNPEYYKWTQWIFIQLFNSWFNENTNKAEKIETLIHEFETNGNQKVNAACDEKFISFSANQWKNFGEKEKSDILMQYRLAYLGEAVVNWCPALGTVLANDEVKDGVSERGGHPVERKMMKQWSMRITAYAQRLLDGLEQIDWSESLKESQRNWIGKSEGTSLKFSLIPNPSPMEKGNKPKWQTADKSVYQALKQFAKENRQPQTESEDKLWQAIRNNQLGVKFRRQHPIETFIADFICLEKSLIIEVDGEIHELTKERDANRTRILNSIGFEVIRFTNKEINNNLDEVIERIRTKISSTPSTLERGQGGEASNTIEVFTTRPDTIFGVAFVTLAPEHDLVNTVTTAEQKNAVEEYVTYAKNRSERERQAEINKVSGVFTGTYVEHPFTKKPIPVWVGDYVLAGYGTGAVMAVPAHDERDFRFATHFKIEKPQVIIPTKEHNFEENSWDEKEGKLINSDFLNGLEVKAAIKKAIQEIEKLNIGTGKINYRLRDAVFGRQRYWGEPIPIYYKNDIPYALSDEELPLVLPEVDKFLPTEDGEPPLARAKNWKYKGEFNYEHTTMPGWAGSSWYFLRYMDAQNKNAFADKKLMDYWQNIDLYIGGSEHATGHLLYVRFWTKFLFDRGLIPVDEPAKKLINQGMIQGTSAIIHRVLNENRIVSAGLKKNYNCTDVHIDVNIVEGNSVDLNALKNWRDDFKNIEFELEDGKLICSNAIEKMSKRWYNVVTPDLICEKYGADTLRLYEMFLGPLEQSKPWNTNGITGVSGFLKKLWKLFYKEDKLVISEEEPNKAELKTLHKTIKKITEDIERFSFNTSVSNFMICVNELTDLKCTKRKILEPLLVLISPYAPHITEELWEAIGHKESIAFAAFPELKAEYLVEDSFNYPVSFNGKTRFNVALPANLNPAEIEKEILSLEETQKYLNGAKPKKVIVVPKKIVNLVV; this is encoded by the coding sequence ATGGAATATCATTTCAGAACTATAGAAAAAAAATGGCAGGAACGATGGGCTGCGGCAAAAACATTTAAGGCCGAAGATAATTCAGCTAAACCCAAATATTATGTTTTAGATATGTTCCCCTATCCTTCAGGTGCCGGCTTACATGTTGGGCATCCCTTGGGTTATATCGCATCGGATATTATTGCCCGATATAAAAGACATAAGGGATTTAATGTTTTACATCCCATGGGATACGATAGTTTTGGTTTACCTGCTGAACAATATGCCATACAAACCGGACAACATCCTGCTATCACTACCGAAGAAAATATAAACAGATACCGCGAACAGTTAGATAAAATTGGTTTTAGTTTTGATTGGGATAGAGAAGTTAGAACTTCAAATCCGGAATATTATAAATGGACTCAGTGGATTTTTATTCAGCTTTTTAATTCCTGGTTTAATGAAAATACGAATAAAGCCGAAAAAATTGAAACCCTTATCCATGAATTTGAAACAAACGGTAATCAGAAAGTGAATGCCGCTTGCGATGAGAAATTTATTTCTTTCTCGGCCAATCAATGGAAAAATTTCGGTGAAAAAGAAAAATCTGATATTTTAATGCAATATCGTTTGGCTTATTTAGGCGAAGCCGTGGTGAATTGGTGTCCTGCCCTGGGTACTGTATTAGCCAATGACGAGGTGAAAGACGGAGTAAGTGAACGAGGCGGACATCCGGTAGAAAGAAAAATGATGAAACAATGGAGCATGCGAATTACTGCTTATGCTCAGCGTTTATTAGACGGACTCGAACAAATTGACTGGAGTGAAAGTTTAAAAGAATCACAACGAAATTGGATTGGAAAAAGTGAGGGAACTTCTTTGAAATTCAGCCTCATCCCTAACCCTTCTCCAATGGAGAAGGGAAACAAACCGAAGTGGCAAACAGCAGATAAATCAGTTTACCAAGCTTTAAAACAATTTGCAAAAGAAAATCGACAGCCTCAAACTGAATCTGAAGATAAATTATGGCAAGCTATAAGAAATAATCAACTAGGTGTAAAATTCAGAAGACAACACCCAATAGAAACGTTTATTGCTGACTTTATATGTTTAGAAAAGTCGCTCATCATTGAAGTAGATGGCGAAATACATGAACTAACTAAAGAGCGAGATGCCAACAGAACAAGAATTTTAAATTCAATTGGCTTTGAAGTGATCAGATTCACAAATAAAGAAATCAATAACAACTTGGATGAAGTCATTGAAAGAATAAGAACAAAAATTTCCTCAACCCCCTCTACTTTGGAGAGGGGGCAAGGGGGTGAGGCTTCAAACACAATCGAAGTATTTACAACAAGACCAGATACAATATTTGGAGTAGCCTTTGTAACCTTAGCCCCTGAACATGACTTAGTGAATACTGTTACTACAGCAGAACAAAAAAATGCAGTTGAAGAGTATGTAACTTACGCCAAAAACAGAAGTGAGAGAGAAAGACAAGCCGAAATAAATAAAGTAAGCGGAGTATTTACCGGAACTTATGTTGAACATCCCTTCACCAAAAAACCAATTCCGGTTTGGGTGGGTGATTATGTTTTGGCCGGATATGGTACCGGAGCGGTGATGGCAGTACCTGCACATGATGAAAGAGATTTCAGATTTGCTACACATTTTAAAATTGAAAAACCTCAGGTAATTATTCCAACGAAAGAGCATAATTTTGAAGAAAATTCCTGGGATGAGAAAGAAGGAAAACTAATTAATTCTGATTTCTTAAACGGATTAGAGGTGAAGGCTGCCATTAAAAAAGCCATTCAGGAAATTGAAAAATTAAATATAGGAACCGGAAAAATAAATTACCGTTTAAGAGATGCCGTTTTTGGTAGACAAAGATATTGGGGCGAACCCATTCCTATTTATTATAAAAATGATATTCCCTACGCTTTATCCGATGAGGAATTACCGTTGGTGTTACCTGAGGTAGATAAATTTTTACCCACCGAAGACGGAGAACCCCCATTAGCCAGAGCGAAAAACTGGAAATACAAAGGAGAATTTAATTACGAGCACACCACCATGCCGGGTTGGGCAGGAAGTTCCTGGTATTTTTTAAGATACATGGATGCTCAAAATAAAAATGCTTTTGCCGATAAAAAATTAATGGATTATTGGCAAAATATTGATTTATACATTGGCGGAAGCGAACATGCCACCGGCCATTTATTATATGTGCGTTTTTGGACTAAATTTTTATTTGATAGGGGTTTAATACCTGTAGATGAACCCGCCAAAAAATTAATTAATCAGGGGATGATACAGGGAACTTCAGCAATAATACATCGAGTTCTCAACGAAAACAGAATTGTTTCTGCAGGATTAAAGAAGAATTATAATTGTACAGATGTACATATTGATGTAAATATTGTTGAAGGAAATAGTGTTGACCTTAATGCATTAAAAAATTGGAGAGACGATTTCAAAAATATTGAATTTGAATTAGAAGATGGAAAATTAATATGTTCAAACGCTATTGAAAAAATGAGTAAGCGTTGGTATAACGTGGTAACTCCTGATTTAATCTGCGAAAAATACGGTGCCGATACTTTACGTTTGTATGAAATGTTTTTGGGTCCGCTTGAGCAAAGTAAACCCTGGAATACCAATGGCATTACCGGTGTTTCCGGATTTTTAAAAAAACTCTGGAAGTTGTTTTATAAAGAAGATAAGTTAGTTATTAGTGAAGAAGAACCCAATAAAGCAGAATTAAAAACATTACACAAAACCATTAAAAAAATAACAGAAGACATTGAGCGATTTTCGTTCAATACTTCGGTGAGTAATTTTATGATTTGTGTAAACGAATTAACCGATTTAAAATGTACAAAGCGTAAGATATTAGAGCCCTTATTGGTTTTAATTTCTCCTTACGCCCCGCACATTACCGAAGAATTATGGGAGGCGATTGGACATAAAGAAAGCATTGCCTTTGCAGCGTTTCCGGAACTTAAAGCGGAGTACTTGGTAGAAGATTCGTTCAATTATCCGGTTTCCTTTAACGGTAAAACGCGGTTTAACGTGGCATTACCGGCAAATTTAAATCCGGCTGAGATAGAAAAAGAAATTTTAAGTTTGGAAGAGACGCAGAAATATTTAAACGGAGCTAAGCCAAAAAAAGTTATTGTTGTTCCTAAAAAAATTGTTAATCTGGTAGTTTAA
- the ftsA gene encoding cell division protein FtsA: MEKQHDQQNQNLASELVVGLDIGTTKIAAIVGRKNEFGKVEILGIGKSESLGVTRGVVVNIEQTISSIRAAVAIAADKANVDIGEVIVGIAGQHIKSMQHRGMITRQSLEDEVSQKDVDNLIDNMHRLVMNPGEEIIHVIPQEYIIDSESGIKNPIGHAGIRLEGNFHIITGQVGAVKNIFKCVNRAGLETVDLHLEPLASADAVLSGEEKEAGVVLVDIGGGTTDVAIFYDGIIRHTAVIPFGGNIITEDIKEGCSIIRTQAEQLKVRFGSALAQENQENEIISIPGLRGRPHKEISIRFLAQIIQARMEEILEFVLFEIKSSGFERKLSAGIVVTGGGSLLKHLPQLVMLTTGMDCRIGTPNEHLAGNEDELKNPLYATGVGLVMKGIEKYERDAKKGMNATKIQITDESPVEVEETKDKKKVVGHSKKKLGGFFENIIKTASEWISDDIE; this comes from the coding sequence ATGGAAAAACAACACGATCAACAAAATCAAAATCTCGCTTCTGAACTGGTAGTAGGTTTAGATATTGGAACAACAAAAATTGCGGCAATTGTTGGTCGTAAAAATGAGTTTGGTAAAGTTGAAATTTTAGGTATCGGAAAGTCAGAATCGTTAGGTGTTACCAGAGGTGTTGTTGTAAATATTGAGCAAACAATATCTTCTATACGTGCGGCTGTTGCAATTGCTGCAGATAAGGCCAATGTGGATATTGGAGAGGTGATTGTTGGAATTGCCGGTCAGCATATCAAAAGCATGCAACACCGAGGAATGATTACCCGTCAGAGTTTGGAAGATGAAGTTTCACAAAAAGATGTAGATAATTTAATTGATAATATGCATCGTTTGGTGATGAATCCGGGCGAAGAAATTATTCATGTAATACCTCAAGAGTATATTATTGACAGTGAATCAGGAATTAAGAATCCAATTGGTCATGCCGGCATTAGATTGGAAGGAAATTTTCACATCATCACCGGACAGGTAGGTGCAGTAAAAAATATTTTTAAATGTGTAAACAGAGCAGGATTAGAAACTGTTGATTTACATTTAGAACCATTGGCAAGTGCCGATGCAGTTTTATCCGGAGAGGAAAAAGAAGCCGGTGTAGTGTTAGTGGATATTGGAGGAGGTACAACAGATGTGGCTATTTTTTACGATGGAATCATCAGACACACAGCTGTAATTCCTTTTGGTGGAAATATTATTACAGAAGATATTAAAGAGGGTTGCAGCATCATCAGAACTCAAGCCGAACAATTAAAGGTGCGTTTTGGTTCTGCCTTGGCTCAAGAGAATCAGGAAAATGAAATTATCTCAATTCCCGGTTTACGCGGTCGCCCACACAAGGAAATATCTATTCGATTTCTGGCACAAATTATTCAAGCCCGAATGGAAGAAATTTTAGAGTTTGTTCTTTTTGAAATTAAAAGCAGTGGCTTCGAAAGAAAATTATCAGCAGGAATAGTAGTAACAGGCGGTGGATCTTTATTAAAACATTTACCTCAATTGGTTATGCTTACTACCGGAATGGATTGCCGAATTGGAACTCCAAATGAACATTTAGCCGGCAATGAGGATGAATTAAAGAACCCATTGTATGCAACCGGTGTTGGTTTAGTAATGAAGGGAATTGAAAAATACGAGCGCGATGCTAAAAAAGGAATGAATGCAACTAAAATTCAGATTACAGATGAGAGCCCGGTTGAAGTGGAAGAGACAAAAGACAAGAAAAAAGTGGTTGGACATTCCAAGAAAAAACTGGGAGGCTTTTTTGAGAATATCATCAAAACAGCTTCTGAATGGATAAGTGATGATATTGAATAA